The Candidatus Effluviviaceae Genus I sp. genomic interval GGGTGCCGCTCCGGCAACTGCGGCGTGTGCACGGTGCTTCTGGATGGCCGCCCCGTTCCGTCGTGCAGTGTGCTCACCGCCCGCGTCGACGGCCGCGCGGTCACCACCATCGAGGGCGTGGGGGACGCCGCGAACCCGCATCCGCTCCAGACGGAGTTCCTCGCTCGCAGCGCGGCGCAGTGCGCGTACTGCATGCAGGGCATGATCGTCTCGTCGAAGGCGCTGCTCGACGAGCATCCGCATCCCTCAGAGCAGGAGATCCGCGAGCACCTCACCGGGAACCTGTGCCGGTGCACCGGCTACGTGAAGGCCGTCGAGGCGGTCAGGGCGGTGGCGGAGGGGCGGGCGACGGGCGCCGCTCCCGCGCCGCGCGGGCCGGAGACGG includes:
- a CDS encoding (2Fe-2S)-binding protein, which gives rise to MTVRFTLNGKPIALAVDPGEVLLDTLRRSGFTGVKAGCRSGNCGVCTVLLDGRPVPSCSVLTARVDGRAVTTIEGVGDAANPHPLQTEFLARSAAQCAYCMQGMIVSSKALLDEHPHPSEQEIREHLTGNLCRCTGYVKAVEAVRAVAEGRATGAAPAPRGPET